CAAGAGCAGGCACTCGGTGGTGATGCTTCCGCAATCCACGTGGGCCACGATCAACAAACCTTTGCACTCGCATCACAGGGGACCCAACCATGTTCCAATCTGCTAGACTGGGTCGAATGATTCCGAGCGATCGAGGAATGTTCGTTCCACTTACCATGACTCTGAGTTTAACGCTGCAACCATGTTGAATCCCTCGCTGTCCTTCAAGCGTCCTGAAGCAGACCTAAGCATATTGGAGCTATTGTCCCAGGACTTTCCCAACGTCGACGCTGCAATAGCGGAGCTCGCGCGACTGGCTGCGGTACAAACCTTACCACGAAGTGCTGTCCACGTGATCAGTGACATTCACGGAGAGGACAAGAAGCTACAGCATGTGATTAACAACGCCTCGGGCACTTTACGGCCACTGGTCGAAGAGATGTTTGCGGACAGAATGACCGACGATGAGATGTCCGAATTCTTGACGTTGACATTCTATCCTGCCGAAGTGACCCGACGTTTGCAACAAACACTGAGGCAACCTGAGGAGGTCAGAGCGTACGCATACCGAATGCTACAACCGCAGCTAGAACTGCTTCGCGACCTGGTCTCAAACTTTAGCTTGCAGTTAGCAACCAAGTTGTTTCCCGTCGAGTACAGCGAGCTGTTATTGGAAATGCTGCATGCACCGTCGATCGAGCGGGGCCCCGAGTTTATTGACGCGATGTTGGACGAACTCGTGCATCGCGGTCGTGCTTTGCACCTCATCCATTTGTTGGGACGTACCATTCGAAATCTGGCCGTCGACGAATTGATTATCGGCGGAGATTGTTGGGACCGTGGGCCGAGAGGTGATCTCGTCGTCGACTATCTTCGTCTGCAACCCAACGTTGCCTTTATTTGGGGCAACCATGATATGCTCTGGCTAGGGGCTTCCCTTGGAAATGAGGCCTTGATCTGCACCGTGCTACGAGTGTCGCTGCGTTATCGACGCTTGGGTCAATTGGATGAAGGCTATAGTGTTCCGCTCACGCCGCTCGAACATCTCGCACGTACCGTTTACGCGGACGATCCGGCGGAATTCTTTATGCCAAAGCGGAGTGGCATGAGACCCGTCGAAGTCGTTGCACGAATGCAAAAAGCCGCTGCGGTGATGCAGTTCAAGTTGGAGGGACAATTGATCGAGCGAAACCCGCAATGGGACCTTGATCATCGC
The DNA window shown above is from Novipirellula aureliae and carries:
- a CDS encoding fructose-bisphosphatase class III, with product MLNPSLSFKRPEADLSILELLSQDFPNVDAAIAELARLAAVQTLPRSAVHVISDIHGEDKKLQHVINNASGTLRPLVEEMFADRMTDDEMSEFLTLTFYPAEVTRRLQQTLRQPEEVRAYAYRMLQPQLELLRDLVSNFSLQLATKLFPVEYSELLLEMLHAPSIERGPEFIDAMLDELVHRGRALHLIHLLGRTIRNLAVDELIIGGDCWDRGPRGDLVVDYLRLQPNVAFIWGNHDMLWLGASLGNEALICTVLRVSLRYRRLGQLDEGYSVPLTPLEHLARTVYADDPAEFFMPKRSGMRPVEVVARMQKAAAVMQFKLEGQLIERNPQWDLDHRRLLHRINHQHGTIEIDGQIFDLRDKRFPTVDPENPYELTEEESACLARLKHSFLSSQKLQEQMRFMVGHGSMYLRRDECLIFHGCVPVDANGNFLPLTVDGKPIAGRELFEGIETVVRRAVERSEEDDLDFLWYLWSGPRSPLFGKDRIATFERDFIEDKTPHRETKDPYFSLIHTVEFCDRVLEEFAVESSDGLIVNGHVPVKVEAGESPLKRSGKAITIDGAFSEAYGDYGYTLVLEPSRIVLAEHHHFESVDAAIRDGIDIVPKVQEIRIFNQLRRTRDTERGQRIRYQIEMLERLIDAYLTNRLHERSANVSKPYHR